One window of the Streptomyces sp. NBC_00259 genome contains the following:
- a CDS encoding SSI family serine proteinase inhibitor → MLRRFVLIVAATATASVAALTVAVPTAGAAPSAPIPLPLLESEPGDQLTVITSDTGNPEANGTYELKCGPAGGTHPEAQAACDKLAEFASAEEDPFTPVDQDRMCTMQHGGPATARVTGTWQGRSIDATFDRTNGCEIKRWETLEPVLPTARNEEPDTA, encoded by the coding sequence ATGCTGCGCCGCTTCGTCCTCATCGTCGCCGCGACCGCCACGGCCTCCGTCGCCGCGCTGACCGTCGCCGTTCCCACCGCGGGGGCGGCCCCCTCCGCACCGATCCCGCTGCCCCTGCTGGAGTCCGAACCCGGGGACCAGCTCACCGTGATCACCTCGGACACCGGGAACCCGGAGGCCAACGGCACCTACGAGCTGAAGTGCGGGCCGGCCGGCGGTACGCACCCCGAGGCGCAGGCCGCCTGCGACAAGCTGGCGGAGTTCGCCTCCGCGGAGGAGGACCCGTTCACGCCCGTCGACCAGGACCGCATGTGCACGATGCAGCACGGCGGCCCGGCCACGGCCCGGGTGACCGGCACCTGGCAGGGGCGGAGCATCGACGCCACGTTCGACCGCACCAACGGCTGCGAGATCAAGCGCTGGGAGACGCTGGAACCGGTCCTGCCGACCGCCCGCAACGAGGAGCCGGACACGGCTTGA
- a CDS encoding PAS domain-containing protein translates to MSSRPSRGAARLAAILDALPDGLVLVNCNGTVVNANTISLEMFETPGTALVGRGLLDLLPSFDSKLIPGSMRRPDAADERGRTKPTRMVARRTDGSEFPVEVTSASLEDGREAYDSYSGGSGAGSSYTGDELLMLVVRDLSGTVDTEAELARSQRQTEMILRAAAEGVVGTDTDGRVVLVNPAAAQILGFRASDLGGKELHPLILHSRADGEPFPYDESPLADTLRSGRKHRVRGQVLWAKNGEEVPVDLTTAPVRDGEQLVGAVMTFTDRRPYEDMAERHAAEISERDEKYATDIAERDEKYATDMAARDEKYATDLAERDERHAAEIADRTERHAAEIEERDERESALAARHSQLAAVLGDSLRGPLDELRGELGKLAADPAGQLWPEANQILHHLAAGYARMTTLVDNVLGFQRLDSGAEELRKGVVLLDSVVAAGVEGAVELIGPGRAQFAVHAPPIEAEVDGGRLATALAHLIADVAGVDSTGKARVVPGAGYVDSTIVVAAAQRGDVVRIEVRGPYAGGDPVHEPIVRGIVTAHGGVLQTHEVPGMSGSAYVLEVPLGDGAGTVTPPAVPAELETAPAQATSGGGRRRARRASTDAFLESPVEPEQPSGEPSGRRRARTNTDTEAQAPANTGGTDGGAGTGAGSGGTGRRRGRPSPAEAEMPALPAQGGSVVTAAEAGAGRPALGDTVPPQGVGPEVNDQPGTGRRARRGQAALPALPSAASAPTAAPTALAAPAAPAASVTDASVNGSGSAGRRTGQGGDVGAAALEPAGTGAQQSGRRARRALSTTQERLRPAEEARSAFALPPAEADRVPAPAPAPAAPAPVPAAIEGDDGRHDAVHAEPDADHTPPQPHPVATGRRRARPAAGETSGQALGTMNPATPAPAPAPVAPEAGDTGSVPLPPAVPAAAQAEPRRAAQPLPPAQPLPAEAPAATPAPAPAPAPAPAPDAVDPDASQGKAFSVRTLGQGVPFAQQIAQQQNRQPAAQNQTLGSGRRRKLGTPPAGERGELQVPETAARPSPQPAPAPAPAQPHQRLAAPTEGRSYAIGAPDEGAEGPEPLDGPGGAVEVANRPAHLPMDDELPPEPLDNPRRLLVWPAPDVATQQALSDRGYRPVIVHSREEVDAQIAAFPAALFVDPLTGPITRTALQSLRQAAVAAEVPVLLAAGLGQATREAAYGADPAVLLKALAPRDSEQHPSRVLLIEEHDDIAAALRATLERRGMQVARAAADAEAVTLAQQMRPNLVVMDLMQVRRRRAGIIDWLRANGQLNRTPLVVYTSAGLDQAELPKLSSGETVLFLAERSTNAEVQDRIVDLLAKIGTN, encoded by the coding sequence GTGAGCAGCAGGCCATCCCGAGGCGCTGCTCGCCTCGCAGCCATACTCGACGCGCTGCCTGACGGGCTCGTCCTTGTCAACTGCAATGGCACGGTCGTCAACGCCAACACCATCTCCCTCGAGATGTTCGAGACCCCCGGCACGGCACTCGTCGGGCGCGGGCTGCTCGATCTGCTGCCGTCCTTCGACTCGAAACTCATCCCCGGCTCGATGCGGCGGCCCGACGCCGCCGACGAGCGGGGCCGTACCAAGCCGACCCGGATGGTGGCGCGGCGCACCGACGGCAGCGAGTTCCCCGTCGAGGTGACCAGCGCCAGCCTGGAGGACGGCCGCGAGGCGTACGACTCGTACAGCGGCGGCAGCGGCGCCGGAAGCAGCTACACCGGCGACGAACTGCTCATGCTCGTCGTGCGCGATCTGTCCGGCACGGTGGACACCGAGGCCGAACTCGCCCGCTCCCAGCGGCAGACCGAGATGATCCTGCGCGCCGCCGCCGAAGGTGTCGTCGGTACGGACACCGACGGGCGCGTCGTCCTCGTCAACCCGGCCGCCGCGCAGATCCTCGGGTTCCGCGCCAGCGACCTCGGCGGCAAGGAACTGCACCCGCTGATCCTGCACTCGCGTGCGGACGGCGAGCCGTTCCCGTACGACGAGTCGCCGCTCGCCGACACGCTCAGGTCCGGGCGCAAGCACCGGGTCCGCGGGCAGGTGCTGTGGGCGAAGAACGGCGAGGAAGTGCCCGTCGATCTGACGACCGCGCCGGTCCGGGACGGGGAACAGCTGGTCGGAGCGGTGATGACCTTCACCGACCGGCGGCCGTACGAGGACATGGCGGAGCGGCACGCCGCGGAGATCTCCGAGCGGGACGAGAAGTACGCCACCGACATCGCCGAGCGTGACGAGAAGTACGCGACGGACATGGCCGCGCGTGACGAGAAGTACGCCACCGACCTGGCGGAACGCGACGAGCGGCACGCCGCGGAGATCGCGGACAGGACGGAACGCCACGCGGCGGAGATCGAGGAGCGGGACGAGCGGGAGTCCGCCCTGGCGGCCCGGCACAGCCAGCTGGCCGCCGTGCTCGGCGACTCGCTGCGCGGACCGCTGGACGAGCTGCGTGGTGAGCTGGGCAAGCTGGCCGCCGACCCGGCCGGTCAGCTGTGGCCGGAGGCCAACCAGATCCTGCACCACCTGGCCGCGGGCTATGCCCGGATGACCACACTGGTCGACAACGTCCTCGGCTTCCAGCGGCTGGACTCCGGCGCGGAGGAGCTGCGCAAGGGCGTCGTCCTGCTCGACTCGGTCGTGGCGGCCGGTGTCGAGGGCGCGGTCGAGCTGATCGGTCCCGGCCGGGCCCAGTTCGCGGTGCACGCTCCGCCGATAGAGGCGGAGGTCGACGGTGGGCGGCTGGCGACGGCCCTGGCCCATCTGATCGCGGATGTCGCGGGCGTCGACTCGACGGGCAAGGCCCGGGTCGTGCCGGGCGCCGGATACGTCGACTCGACGATCGTGGTCGCGGCGGCACAGCGCGGCGACGTCGTACGGATCGAGGTACGCGGGCCGTACGCCGGGGGCGACCCGGTGCACGAGCCGATCGTCCGCGGGATCGTGACCGCCCACGGCGGCGTGCTGCAGACGCACGAGGTGCCGGGGATGAGCGGCAGCGCGTACGTGCTGGAGGTGCCGCTCGGCGACGGGGCGGGAACGGTGACGCCTCCGGCTGTCCCGGCGGAGCTGGAGACCGCCCCCGCGCAGGCCACGTCCGGCGGCGGGCGGCGGCGGGCGCGGCGGGCCTCCACGGACGCGTTCCTGGAGAGCCCCGTCGAACCGGAGCAGCCGTCCGGCGAACCCTCCGGCCGGCGCCGGGCCCGTACGAACACGGACACGGAGGCGCAGGCCCCGGCGAACACGGGCGGCACGGACGGGGGCGCCGGCACCGGCGCCGGCAGCGGTGGCACGGGCCGTCGTCGTGGCCGTCCGAGCCCCGCGGAGGCGGAGATGCCCGCTCTGCCGGCGCAGGGTGGCTCGGTCGTCACCGCCGCGGAGGCGGGAGCGGGCCGTCCGGCGCTGGGCGACACGGTCCCGCCGCAGGGAGTCGGCCCGGAAGTAAACGATCAGCCGGGCACCGGCCGCCGCGCCCGCCGCGGCCAGGCCGCGCTTCCCGCGCTGCCTTCGGCCGCTTCGGCCCCGACGGCTGCCCCGACTGCTCTTGCCGCTCCGGCCGCTCCTGCCGCTTCGGTGACCGACGCCTCCGTGAACGGTTCCGGCTCCGCCGGCCGGCGCACCGGGCAGGGCGGTGATGTGGGCGCCGCGGCGCTGGAGCCCGCCGGTACCGGTGCGCAGCAGAGTGGGCGACGGGCGCGGCGCGCGCTCTCGACCACCCAGGAACGGCTCAGGCCCGCCGAGGAGGCGCGGAGCGCCTTCGCGCTGCCGCCCGCCGAGGCCGACCGCGTCCCGGCGCCCGCCCCGGCTCCGGCCGCCCCTGCTCCGGTCCCGGCCGCGATCGAGGGTGACGACGGCCGCCACGACGCCGTTCACGCCGAACCGGACGCCGACCACACCCCGCCGCAGCCCCATCCCGTGGCGACCGGGCGCCGGCGTGCCCGCCCGGCCGCGGGCGAGACCTCCGGGCAGGCTCTCGGCACGATGAACCCTGCGACTCCGGCCCCGGCCCCGGCCCCGGTCGCGCCCGAGGCCGGCGACACCGGGTCCGTGCCGCTGCCGCCCGCCGTCCCCGCCGCCGCACAGGCCGAACCCCGCCGGGCCGCGCAGCCGCTTCCGCCCGCGCAGCCGCTTCCGGCCGAGGCACCGGCAGCAACCCCTGCGCCGGCACCGGCACCGGCACCGGCACCGGCACCGGACGCGGTCGACCCCGACGCGTCACAGGGCAAGGCGTTCAGCGTGCGCACGCTCGGCCAAGGCGTGCCGTTCGCGCAGCAGATCGCCCAGCAGCAGAACCGGCAGCCGGCGGCGCAGAACCAGACCCTCGGCTCCGGTCGCCGCCGCAAGCTGGGAACGCCCCCGGCCGGGGAGCGCGGCGAGCTTCAGGTGCCGGAGACGGCCGCGCGGCCGTCTCCGCAGCCCGCGCCCGCCCCTGCCCCCGCGCAGCCGCACCAGCGGCTCGCCGCTCCCACCGAGGGCCGTTCGTACGCGATCGGCGCCCCGGACGAGGGCGCGGAGGGGCCCGAGCCGCTCGACGGCCCCGGTGGTGCCGTCGAGGTGGCGAACCGGCCCGCGCATCTGCCCATGGACGACGAACTGCCCCCGGAGCCGCTGGACAATCCGCGCCGGCTGCTCGTCTGGCCCGCGCCGGACGTCGCCACGCAGCAGGCGCTGAGCGACCGCGGCTACCGGCCGGTGATCGTGCACTCGCGCGAGGAGGTGGACGCGCAGATCGCCGCGTTCCCGGCCGCGCTCTTCGTCGACCCGCTGACCGGGCCCATCACCCGTACCGCGCTGCAGTCGCTCCGCCAGGCCGCGGTGGCGGCCGAGGTCCCGGTGCTGCTCGCCGCCGGTCTGGGGCAGGCGACGCGCGAGGCGGCGTACGGTGCCGACCCCGCCGTCCTGCTGAAGGCACTGGCGCCGCGCGACAGCGAGCAGCACCCGTCCCGGGTGCTGCTGATCGAGGAGCACGACGACATCGCGGCCGCGCTGAGGGCGACGCTGGAGCGGCGCGGGATGCAGGTCGCACGGGCCGCGGCTGACGCGGAAGCCGTGACGCTCGCCCAGCAGATGCGGCCGAACCTGGTGGTGATGGACCTGATGCAGGTACGCCGCCGGCGTGCCGGGATCATCGACTGGCTGCGGGCGAACGGGCAGTTGAACCGCACCCCGCTCGTCGTCTACACATCGGCCGGCCTCGACCAGGCGGAACTGCCCAAGCTGTCGTCGGGCGAGACCGTCCTCTTCCTGGCGGAGCGCTCCACGAACGCCGAGGTACAGGACCGGATCGTGGATCTGCTCGCGAAGATCGGCACGAACTAG
- a CDS encoding long-chain fatty acid--CoA ligase: MLSTMQDVPLTVTRILKHGMTIHGSSQVTTWTGESEPQRRSYREIGERTAQLAHALRDDLGVTGDERVATLMWNNAEHVEAYFAIPCMGAVLHTLNLRLPVEQLVFIVNHAADRVVIVNGSLLPLLAPLLPHLPTVEHVVVSGPGDRSVLEGARAQVHEYEELLAGKPATYDWPELDERTAASMCYTSGTTGDPKGVVYSHRSIYLHSMQVNMAQSMGLTDADTSLVVVPQFHVNAWGLPHAVLMSGVNMLMPDRFLQPAPLAEMIESERPTHAAAVPTIWQGLLAELMTKPRDVSSLTQVTIGGSACPPSLMEAFDSLGMRVCHAWGMTETSPLGTVARPPAHAVGTEAEFAYRLTQGRFPAGVEARLRGPGGEFLPWDGESAGELEVRGPWIAGAYYGGAAGEPLKPEDKFSEDGWLKTGDVGVIGSDGFLTLTDRAKDVIKSGGEWISSVELENALMAHPEVAEAAVVAVPDDKWGERPLATVVLRDGSTADYASLKDFLAGKIAKWQLPERWAIIPSVPKTSVGKFDKKVIRRQYADGELEVTEVR, from the coding sequence GTGCTGAGCACCATGCAGGACGTACCACTGACCGTGACCCGCATCCTGAAGCACGGGATGACGATCCACGGGAGTTCACAGGTCACCACATGGACCGGCGAGAGCGAGCCGCAGCGCCGCAGCTACCGAGAGATCGGCGAGCGCACGGCCCAGTTGGCGCACGCCCTGCGCGACGACCTCGGAGTCACCGGGGACGAGCGGGTCGCGACCCTGATGTGGAACAACGCCGAGCACGTCGAGGCGTACTTCGCGATCCCCTGTATGGGCGCGGTCCTGCACACGCTCAATCTGCGACTGCCCGTCGAGCAGCTGGTGTTCATCGTCAACCACGCCGCCGACCGGGTCGTGATCGTCAACGGCTCGCTGCTTCCGCTGCTCGCGCCGCTGCTCCCGCATCTTCCGACGGTCGAGCACGTCGTGGTCTCGGGCCCCGGTGACCGGTCGGTGCTGGAGGGCGCGCGGGCCCAGGTGCACGAGTACGAGGAGCTGCTCGCCGGGAAGCCGGCCACGTACGACTGGCCGGAGCTGGACGAGCGTACGGCCGCCTCCATGTGCTACACCTCCGGGACCACCGGCGACCCCAAGGGCGTCGTCTACTCGCACCGCTCGATCTATCTGCACTCCATGCAGGTCAACATGGCGCAGTCGATGGGTCTGACGGACGCCGACACCAGCCTCGTCGTCGTCCCGCAGTTCCATGTGAACGCCTGGGGCCTGCCCCACGCGGTGCTCATGAGCGGTGTGAACATGCTGATGCCGGACCGTTTCCTCCAGCCGGCCCCGCTCGCCGAGATGATCGAGAGCGAGCGTCCGACGCATGCGGCGGCCGTCCCCACCATCTGGCAGGGCCTCCTCGCCGAGCTGATGACCAAGCCGCGCGATGTGAGTTCGCTCACGCAGGTCACCATCGGTGGCTCGGCCTGCCCGCCGTCGCTCATGGAGGCGTTCGACTCGCTGGGCATGCGCGTCTGCCACGCCTGGGGCATGACGGAGACCTCGCCCCTGGGCACGGTGGCCCGGCCGCCGGCCCATGCGGTGGGCACGGAGGCGGAGTTCGCGTACCGGCTCACCCAGGGCCGTTTCCCGGCCGGTGTCGAGGCGAGGCTGCGCGGACCCGGTGGCGAGTTCCTGCCGTGGGACGGCGAGTCCGCCGGCGAGCTGGAGGTGCGCGGCCCGTGGATCGCCGGCGCGTACTACGGCGGCGCGGCGGGCGAGCCCCTCAAGCCGGAGGACAAGTTCAGCGAGGACGGCTGGCTGAAGACGGGTGACGTCGGCGTCATCGGCTCCGACGGCTTCCTGACGCTCACCGACCGGGCCAAGGACGTGATCAAGTCCGGCGGTGAGTGGATCTCCTCCGTGGAGCTGGAGAACGCGCTGATGGCGCACCCGGAGGTGGCCGAGGCCGCCGTCGTCGCCGTACCGGACGACAAGTGGGGCGAGCGGCCGCTGGCGACGGTGGTGCTGAGGGACGGCTCGACCGCGGACTACGCGTCGCTGAAGGACTTCCTCGCCGGGAAGATCGCGAAGTGGCAGCTGCCGGAGCGCTGGGCGATCATCCCGTCGGTGCCGAAGACGAGCGTCGGGAAGTTCGACAAGAAGGTGATCCGCCGGCAGTACGCGGACGGCGAGCTGGAGGTCACCGAAGTCCGCTAG
- a CDS encoding SigE family RNA polymerase sigma factor: MTTPVCTTASTAAVPPTSYPSFSSYVRARGPVLLRTARSLTANPNDAEDLLQTALTKTYVAWERIEDHRALDGYVRRALLNTRTSQWRKRKVDEFACEDLPEPSGVPQPDPAEQQVLHDAMWRAVMKLPDRQRAMVVLRYYEDLSEAQTAEVLGVSVGTVKSAVSRALGKLREDPELSPVR; the protein is encoded by the coding sequence ATGACCACGCCAGTCTGCACGACCGCCTCCACGGCCGCCGTGCCGCCGACCTCCTACCCGTCGTTCTCGTCGTATGTACGGGCGCGGGGGCCCGTGCTGCTGCGCACCGCCCGCTCCCTCACCGCCAACCCGAACGACGCCGAGGACCTGCTGCAGACCGCGCTCACCAAGACCTATGTCGCCTGGGAGCGCATCGAGGACCACCGTGCCCTCGACGGATACGTCCGCCGCGCGCTGCTCAACACCCGTACGTCGCAGTGGCGCAAACGCAAGGTGGACGAGTTCGCGTGCGAGGACCTGCCCGAGCCCTCCGGGGTTCCCCAGCCCGACCCGGCCGAGCAGCAGGTGCTGCACGACGCGATGTGGCGTGCCGTGATGAAACTCCCGGACCGGCAGCGGGCGATGGTCGTCCTGAGGTACTACGAGGACCTCAGCGAAGCCCAGACCGCCGAGGTGCTCGGGGTCTCCGTCGGCACGGTCAAGAGCGCGGTGTCCCGGGCGCTCGGCAAGCTCCGGGAGGACCCGGAACTCTCGCCGGTGCGCTGA
- a CDS encoding lipid-transfer protein — protein MSVRRADTLGGRAAVVGIGATEFSKDSGRSELKLAVEAVRAALDDAGLSPADVDGMVTFTMDTSPEITVAQAAGIGELSFFSRIHYGGGAACATVQQAALAVATGVAEVVVCYRAFNERSGRRFGSGVQHREPSAEGAALGWNLPFGLLTPASWVAMAAQRYLHTYGLTPEAFGHVAVTDRRHAARNPAAYFHGKPITLADHAASRWIVEPLRLLDCCQETDGGQALVVTSVERARDLPRPPAVIVAAAQGAGRAQEQMTSYYRDDLTGLPEMGVVARQLWRTSGLTPGDIDVGILYDHFTPFVLMQLEEFGFCGPGEAADFVAADALPLNTHGGQLGEAYLHGMNGIAEAVRQVRGTSVNQISGAARTLVTAGTGVPTSALILGADG, from the coding sequence ATGAGTGTGCGCAGGGCGGACACGCTCGGCGGCCGGGCCGCGGTCGTCGGCATCGGGGCCACCGAGTTCTCCAAGGACTCCGGGCGCAGCGAGCTGAAACTGGCCGTGGAAGCGGTCCGGGCCGCCCTCGACGACGCGGGCCTCTCCCCCGCCGACGTGGACGGCATGGTCACCTTCACCATGGACACCAGCCCCGAGATCACCGTCGCCCAGGCGGCCGGCATCGGCGAGCTGTCGTTCTTCTCCCGTATCCACTACGGCGGCGGCGCGGCCTGTGCCACCGTCCAGCAGGCCGCTCTCGCGGTGGCCACCGGAGTCGCCGAAGTCGTCGTCTGCTACCGCGCGTTCAACGAACGGTCGGGGCGCAGATTCGGCTCGGGCGTTCAGCACCGGGAGCCGTCGGCGGAGGGTGCGGCGCTCGGCTGGAACCTTCCCTTCGGGCTGCTGACCCCCGCCTCCTGGGTGGCCATGGCGGCCCAGCGCTATCTCCACACCTACGGGCTCACCCCCGAGGCGTTCGGACATGTCGCCGTGACGGACCGGCGCCATGCCGCCCGTAACCCCGCGGCGTACTTCCACGGGAAGCCGATCACCCTCGCCGATCACGCTGCCTCCCGGTGGATCGTCGAGCCGCTGCGTCTGCTCGACTGCTGCCAGGAGACCGATGGCGGCCAGGCCCTCGTCGTGACCTCCGTCGAGCGGGCCCGGGACCTGCCGCGACCACCCGCCGTGATCGTCGCCGCGGCCCAGGGCGCGGGCCGGGCGCAGGAGCAGATGACCAGCTACTACCGCGACGATCTCACCGGACTCCCGGAGATGGGCGTGGTCGCGCGGCAGCTCTGGCGGACCTCCGGGCTGACCCCCGGTGACATCGACGTGGGCATCCTCTATGACCACTTCACGCCTTTTGTGCTGATGCAGCTGGAGGAGTTCGGCTTCTGCGGGCCGGGCGAAGCGGCGGACTTCGTGGCCGCGGACGCCCTCCCCCTCAACACCCATGGAGGCCAGCTGGGAGAGGCGTATCTGCACGGTATGAACGGCATCGCGGAAGCGGTCAGACAGGTGCGCGGCACCTCCGTGAACCAGATATCAGGCGCCGCCCGGACCCTGGTCACGGCCGGCACGGGCGTCCCGACCTCGGCGCTGATCCTCGGCGCGGACGGTTGA
- a CDS encoding MaoC family dehydratase: MKAGDELPPLTIPITRTLIVAGAIASRDYQDVHHDAELAKEKGSPDIFMNILTTNGLVGRFITDHFGPTAVLRKVAIRLGAPNHPGDTMTLTGTITEVEGDTALVRVIGANGMGNHVTGTVTVSLPREAGS; encoded by the coding sequence ATGAAGGCAGGCGACGAGCTGCCCCCGCTCACCATCCCCATCACCCGCACGCTGATCGTCGCCGGGGCCATCGCCTCACGGGACTACCAGGACGTGCACCACGATGCCGAGCTCGCGAAGGAGAAGGGCTCTCCGGACATCTTCATGAACATCCTCACGACGAACGGCCTGGTCGGGCGGTTCATCACCGACCACTTCGGCCCGACGGCCGTGCTCCGCAAGGTCGCGATACGGCTGGGTGCCCCCAACCACCCCGGCGACACGATGACGTTGACGGGCACGATCACCGAGGTCGAGGGCGACACCGCCCTGGTCCGCGTCATCGGCGCCAACGGCATGGGCAACCACGTGACCGGCACGGTGACGGTGAGCCTGCCCCGGGAGGCGGGATCATGA
- a CDS encoding acyl-CoA dehydrogenase family protein produces the protein MDFTPTEEQAAARDLAARIFGDLSTHERLAAAGTGTDAELWKALCAAGLTGALEEIGLLGLVLLLEEQGRTTAQVPLAVSCVYGLLAVDRHGTKEQRARLLPALRDGTAVVTGAFLGHGSIRADGAGRLSGTAGWVPWLRDATHVLVPDAERNLWLVRAAEAETVPVETTAPWAAGRLVLDGTRGERLGDRGATDGRSAAGSVDGTAATERAAADRAVAGGAYEDVLVAARIAFAGLQAGVCAGALARAVDHTSVREQFGRPLSTRQAVQLRAADAHMDTEAIRVTVYEAAWRFDEGLPCVTHALTAGWWASEAGRRVVHTGQHLHGGIGADLEHPVHRHFLWGRQLDAYLGSGAQLLDELGSLLAEEAA, from the coding sequence ATGGACTTCACGCCCACGGAGGAGCAGGCGGCGGCCCGTGACCTCGCCGCGCGGATCTTCGGTGATCTGTCCACGCATGAGCGCCTGGCCGCCGCCGGGACCGGGACGGACGCCGAGCTGTGGAAGGCGCTGTGCGCGGCCGGGCTGACCGGAGCGCTGGAGGAGATCGGACTCCTCGGTCTGGTGCTGCTGCTGGAGGAGCAGGGCCGCACGACCGCGCAGGTGCCGCTCGCGGTGAGCTGTGTGTACGGGCTGCTGGCGGTGGACCGGCACGGCACGAAGGAGCAGCGGGCCCGGCTGCTGCCGGCCCTGCGGGACGGTACGGCCGTGGTGACCGGCGCGTTCCTGGGCCATGGGTCGATACGGGCCGACGGTGCCGGCCGGCTGAGCGGAACGGCCGGGTGGGTGCCCTGGCTGCGGGACGCCACCCACGTCCTGGTGCCGGACGCCGAGCGGAATCTCTGGTTGGTGCGGGCGGCGGAGGCGGAGACCGTCCCCGTGGAGACCACGGCCCCCTGGGCGGCGGGCCGGCTCGTCCTGGACGGCACACGGGGGGAGCGGCTCGGCGACAGGGGCGCCACGGACGGGCGGAGTGCGGCCGGGTCCGTCGACGGCACGGCCGCCACTGAGAGGGCGGCTGCTGACAGGGCCGTTGCGGGCGGGGCTTATGAGGATGTGCTCGTCGCCGCCCGTATCGCCTTCGCCGGACTGCAGGCCGGGGTGTGCGCGGGGGCGCTCGCCAGGGCCGTCGACCACACATCGGTGCGGGAGCAGTTCGGGCGGCCCCTCTCCACCCGGCAAGCCGTCCAACTCCGTGCGGCCGACGCCCATATGGACACCGAGGCGATCCGGGTCACCGTGTACGAGGCGGCATGGCGCTTCGACGAAGGGCTGCCATGCGTGACGCATGCGCTGACCGCCGGATGGTGGGCGTCCGAGGCGGGCAGAAGGGTCGTCCACACCGGCCAGCATCTGCACGGCGGTATAGGCGCCGACCTGGAGCACCCCGTCCACCGGCACTTCCTGTGGGGCCGCCAGCTCGACGCGTATCTGGGCAGCGGCGCCCAACTGCTCGACGAACTCGGATCCTTGCTCGCTGAGGAGGCGGCATGA
- a CDS encoding bifunctional MaoC family dehydratase N-terminal/OB-fold nucleic acid binding domain-containing protein, with translation MSAEASGAAAASADELYELLRAYEGVRAADIAGTGKDLVNEPMIRHWCEAMGDANPAYRGPDAIAPPTMLQAWTMGGLSGHSDRSGAYDELSALLDGAGFTSVVATDCEQEYLRPLRPGDRITYDSVIESVSPRKTTRLGTGHFVTTRMDILADGELAGTHRFRILKYAPAAARKPRPRRPRPVINRDNAGFWDGVAEHRLLIQRCGACGELRLPWLPGCVACGSPEWDTVEAVGEGSVYSYVVMHHPSFPAFAVSDGAADTAGPYAVGLIELAEGVRMVSNVVGVPYDKVRIGMPVRLEFLRVDEELELPVFRAVEEPVFRAVEESVG, from the coding sequence GTGAGCGCGGAGGCGTCGGGTGCCGCAGCGGCGAGCGCGGACGAGCTGTATGAGCTGCTCAGGGCGTATGAAGGGGTGCGGGCGGCGGACATCGCCGGCACCGGCAAGGACCTCGTCAACGAGCCGATGATCAGGCACTGGTGCGAGGCGATGGGGGATGCGAACCCGGCGTACCGAGGGCCGGACGCCATCGCCCCGCCGACGATGCTCCAGGCGTGGACGATGGGCGGCCTCTCGGGGCACTCCGATCGCTCGGGAGCGTACGACGAACTGTCCGCCCTGCTCGACGGCGCCGGGTTCACCTCGGTGGTGGCGACCGACTGCGAGCAGGAGTACCTGCGACCGCTGCGACCGGGCGACCGGATCACCTACGACTCGGTGATCGAATCGGTGTCGCCACGCAAGACGACCAGGCTGGGGACGGGGCACTTCGTCACGACGAGGATGGACATCCTGGCGGACGGCGAGCTGGCGGGCACGCACCGCTTCCGCATCCTCAAGTACGCACCGGCCGCTGCGCGGAAGCCGCGGCCGCGGCGGCCCCGTCCGGTGATCAACCGCGACAACGCCGGATTCTGGGACGGGGTCGCCGAGCACAGACTGCTGATCCAGCGCTGCGGGGCATGCGGGGAGCTGCGGCTGCCCTGGCTGCCGGGGTGCGTGGCGTGCGGCTCGCCTGAGTGGGACACGGTCGAGGCGGTCGGCGAGGGAAGCGTCTACTCGTATGTGGTGATGCACCACCCCTCCTTCCCCGCCTTCGCCGTGTCCGACGGTGCCGCTGACACTGCCGGGCCGTACGCGGTGGGGCTGATCGAACTGGCCGAGGGCGTGCGGATGGTCAGCAATGTCGTCGGCGTGCCGTACGACAAGGTGCGGATCGGGATGCCCGTCCGGCTGGAGTTCCTGCGGGTCGACGAGGAGCTGGAGCTGCCGGTGTTCCGGGCCGTGGAGGAGCCGGTGTTCCGGGCCGTGGAAGAGAGCGTGGGCTGA